The proteins below come from a single Limimonas halophila genomic window:
- a CDS encoding sterol desaturase family protein translates to MKLRFWDQPYRLDKMTLKELWTAYFLHPSIQVYILAGAGCAYASWRLADTIRPVVLAAVLVVAAYPFVEYLLHRYVLHGRMYRWPWLAKAWKRVHFDHHRDPHDLRVLFGALYTTIPAITVITGAIGAIAGGLAGATAGMAAGFVVFCIYEFVHSVQHLPYQPRNRFLKKMKQLHLQHHFQDDHTNFGITNPLGDFVFGTHNPDPKNTRRSPTVFNLGYTGEEVARFPWVARLTPDLDEVQAAREGVGRKKPGGAKRA, encoded by the coding sequence ATGAAGCTGCGGTTCTGGGATCAGCCCTACCGGCTCGACAAGATGACGCTGAAGGAGCTGTGGACCGCCTACTTCCTGCATCCCTCGATCCAGGTCTATATCCTGGCGGGCGCGGGCTGCGCCTACGCCTCCTGGCGGCTCGCGGACACCATCCGGCCGGTGGTGCTGGCGGCCGTTCTCGTGGTCGCGGCCTATCCCTTCGTGGAGTACCTGCTGCACCGCTACGTGCTGCACGGGCGCATGTACCGCTGGCCCTGGCTGGCGAAGGCGTGGAAGCGCGTCCACTTCGATCACCACCGCGATCCGCACGACCTGCGCGTCCTCTTCGGCGCGCTCTACACCACCATCCCCGCGATCACGGTTATCACGGGCGCGATCGGGGCGATCGCGGGCGGCCTGGCCGGCGCCACGGCCGGCATGGCGGCGGGCTTCGTGGTGTTCTGCATCTACGAGTTCGTGCACAGCGTCCAGCACCTGCCCTACCAGCCGCGCAACCGCTTCCTGAAAAAGATGAAGCAGCTGCACCTGCAGCACCACTTCCAGGACGACCACACCAACTTCGGCATCACGAACCCGCTCGGCGATTTCGTCTTCGGCACGCACAACCCAGACCCCAAAAACACCCGCCGCAGCCCAACGGTCTTCAACCTGGGCTACACCGGCGAAGAGGTGGCGCGCTTCCCGTGGGTGGCGCGGCTGACGCCGGATCTGGACGAGGTGCAGGCCGCCCGCGAGGGCGTGGGCCGCAAAAAGCCCGGCGGAGCGAAGCGCGCGTGA